The Fusarium falciforme chromosome 10, complete sequence DNA segment AGCGTCATCAGCTGTGCCGACAAAATAGTGATCATGTGGGCGATTTCTCCACGCATTGAGGTCTGGGAAGGGCAAGTGCTCCATGTATATGGAGTAGAGACGAGCATCGGACCCGAAGAACCTGATGATAGATGGCTTCATAGTGTTAGCATACATATGCGGCTGCGACGTGATTCACTGACATGTTTGACTTTTCTCAAAATCTGTTCTTCGTGCTTCCAGTTCTGGGCCATGGTCggtatataagaatattgcGACGCCTGCTTGGTCCGAATAACTTTGACTGCAGTATCGCCAAACACACTGTGGCGAGCGCTGAAGACAGATGCAAACCCCTTGGTACTAGCAATGTCCCGCATATGGAGGAGTGAATAGCTCTCGGGTATATCTTGGGCATACGAAGCAAcaatctccttcttgggATTGCCTTTGGGTGAATTTACAGCTTCATTGGCTCCTCCCGGGGTGGTGACAAACACCGCCTGTCCAGGCTCGAGGCTGATCAAAGGGTTGCCAGCACGAACAAGTTCCAGTTGGACTTTTTCTGTTCTCAAGCTCTGAGAGGGTTGGGTTGGTCAAATACAAGTAAGTAAAGCTACTGCGGTTTGCATGACTCACGCTGGGTGGTTTGCTAATCAACACTATGCTCTGATCGATGCTCCCGGCTTCGGCTTCGGTGCGATACCGTTTGACCGGAGCCTCGATCGGTGCGGCGTCCTTCCTTTTCGACCCGGCCTGCGTTCCTCCGGCTTGTGTTTCAAGAAGGTACCGCCGTCTGAGAACGAGAAAGTCAACGAGCACGGCACCGTCTTCCGAGTAAATCCTCCAGGGCCCAGGAGAAACGAGGTGGACATCGCGGTACTCCAACGTGCGCAGACCCGTATCACTAGTTTCGTCCTCAATTGGGCCGATTTTTAGGGACTGATAGCTCGAATTACGAAGGACAAGGTTGTCACTTGCTGGATCGTAGTAGAAGGTGCACTGGAGGTCGGCGGCCAAGGTGAGGGAAAACCAGGCCGACTTGGAAGTCTGGAGGACGGCAAGCAACTCCCCGGGGCCCCGGCCGAAATGGAACGGCACGACTGCTTCTATATCATCCAACGGTGAGGGGGCCGGCCCGCGTGGAGAAATGACGAGGCGAGCATTTTCGGCTCCCGCCGGTATCTCACTGAGGGACAGGTCTTGGATCGCGACGGGTGCGTCGAGGGGTTCGCGGGCGGCGAGCTCAGTTTGGTCGGCATCATGATCCGCCTTTGCAGGCTCGTCTTTTACGACGGCGAAATGGGCTTCAAAGAAGCCTGACGAGAACGGGTTTGTTGGGGAACCATGGTCTTCCATTCTGAACTTCTATGAACGAAGTCGATTGGCGCTGCGGTTGTGGAAGCTCACAGAGGGGTCGTGTTAGCTCAGTCTGCGTGCAATACCAGGCAGGTCAATGAAAAAATCAGACACCAGGAAAAGGACATTGGCATATGGTCCCCTAAGGAGACCTAGGAAGTCACAATGAATCCAAATCATACTCGAATTTCAGTTGGagatactttttaatatgtttttattattttttaacccAGGTTAGTTGTAATATATCTCCATTATTAGAAAGTAGTTAGACATGCTTGCCATTCTCTGTCTCGTTTATTTCTGAACCCCCGCCATCTTAACGCTGTAATGAAATGCTGATGGGGAATGTTCGGACTGGGTTAAAGTAAAGCCGAGGCTCAAGGATCCGCTCCATCACTCAGCTCCACCACCTTCAACACACCCAtcgtcatccatcaccatcaccaccgcgACAGACACCATCAACATGCCGTGGCGAAAACCCCCCCGCGTTAATTTCGAAGAGCAGGCCGAGTATCGGTGGCCGTTTTGGAAGCTTGGCCTGCAAGAAGACGACCTCTTTGGAGACCTCCACGAGCGTTTCAACACTGTTCCCATGTTCATCCAAGACCCCGACGCCTTTCACCACGACGTCAACGAGATCGCACACCAGGCTCTTGACAAAGAAGACTTTTACGCACGTCTCCAGAAGAGGAGAGATCAGAGGGTGGAAGAACTACTGGACATGGAAAACAAAATCGGGGCATTACATCTCTCAGGCTACAACCGACTCACCGACGATCAACGGTTCCATCGTCTACGCCTCGAGTGCTTTGCGAGCCTTGATTGTCTTGTCGCATTTTGCGCGTCGTTCCTTACACCCAACGAAAAGGGCATGAAGCCATCTTTGGGTCAGTTCGGTGCTGCCGCTTGGTCAGGAAGACAGGCTAACCTAATCACAGACATCTTCCTCAGATCCGAAGAGCGCAAAGCCCGAAGCACGCTATTCAAAGGCCTAGCTGCCAGCCTGAATTCCTCGACCCCCGATTCCCGCGATTTAGGACATGCCGATTTGCCTCCGTCACCACCAGAAGGTGATGGAGAGTGCCCGCCTTCGACAACATTGGGAAGAGACTCGACATCGCTGCCGCCCGAACCATGTGCACCTGAGACGCCCATAAGACGAAAGAGGAAACACTCTGTGGACTTTGATGCCGACGACTCGCCGCAAGTGAAGCGCCCGCGCCCGGAATCTATCGACGACCTGGAACACGATGAGGCAGATACATCCGGCGTTTCGGAAGAGACGAATCGTGAAGATGATGTCTCCGAATTCTCTTCCCAACGCAACGAGCATAGCGCAGACAATGCTGTCGGCCAAAACACGGCCATACCGCCAATCCCCGATCCCCGGCCATATTTATCTCCCGTTTGCCCAAAACTCGCAGTTGAACAAGCCTCCCCGCAATCTCCGTCGCGCTCCGACAACAAGACGGGGCAATCGAGTAACCAGGATCCTAGTTCGACTCGACCATCAACGAAACATTATACACCAGAACCAAGCATTGGAGAGAACACCGTATCACCTCAAAGAAGGAGTGACCGAATATCAGCCCGATCCGCAACAAGAGAACTGAAAACATGACATCCGCATACTACCGAATTACTGAACAAATATTAATGACTGTCTTGAGTCCACCACAAGCAAAGAAACGACTACCGAGTCTATGACTCTGATCGGGCATTCATACATGACGGCACCAAGACTCGATACCGTAAAACACCGTAACCTAATTATTTTGACTTTTTGTGGCGGCAACCATGGAAGCATCAGACGGAGGCCCTTCGATCGCTACCGCCATAAAAGGCCAAAGTAACTAGGTTAAGGTGTTTTACGGTCTTAGTTTTTGATTCCGTCGTATGTTGATATCTATATCTTTGGCTGTTATGGCTGGTAGCTTCCTTTGGACTCGCCATTAAAGATAATGATCAGGCGCCCATCAGTCATGAGGCCAGGATACGATCCGGATGCAATTTTGCTATCTCGTGCTGGCCCTTATTTCCACTCCGGGCGACCCGCCCTGCTGGAGAGCAAACAGGCGTGTAGGACTCGCTCAAACGGAACCGAGTTCTCTCGTTAACCAGCCACCACGGCGACCTGTTTTCATCAATCGAGTTCGAAGGGAGCCACCCATCCAGGGACCCTGAGCAGCTCAGAGTTGATGCAGTGGCTCTTCAGGGCCCGAACCCTTTTTCCTGTGAACTACCATTTCCAAAGACAGGCCCCATAGTGTCTCGTAGTCGTTAATGCCCCATGTCGTGCATTGTACGACCTATCGATCAATCTTCCTGCCAACCCCGACTGGTCACTGAGAGGATCTTGACAATGGATCAAGTTTGCATAGCCCCCTTGCCATGCGCAGCTATTTTGAGGAAGTGGATCAAGATAGTTCTAAACGCCAGAAACAAGAGGCAGAAGGCAACGGGTAGGGTGTTTATCCTCCCCTTAAACAGCAAAGGTGGCATCTTGGCCCAAACGCAATAGTAAAGCTTGCACCATTTATTCACCTAGCAACAGCCATAGAGAGTTATTATTCTCGGTTATGGTTTTTGATGATTGGGTTTCAATGCCTTGGTGTGCCAATGACTATTCTTGATCAATACCCGGGGGGTTTGGTGATACATGAATGGTCATCGTCTTGCTCGCGGCCCTTCTCCTTTCCGTTAGCCTTGAATACTACTTCCCCCTCAAGCTCTGAAGGACATCTCGGAGATACATATTGTAGAGATTCAAATGCATCTCTAGCAGCTTTCCGATCTTCtagctcagttaacccatcaagggccaagCTTCAACTATCATAAAGAATACATTGTCAagacatcatagcatcatatcccaatgctaacacattGGCCTCTATTTTTTAGCCTTTCTGCTGCCTGCAGCAGAAGACTCTTGCAGCTTTCCAATCTTTCAAGAGAGCACGGCTCTACTTCTTCAAGACAAACATGCCCCCAAACCAGCCATACGCCCTCGCCAGCCGTCTCCCATGCCGTCTAGCCACCTCGAAAGGAATCTTACCCTTGGGGTGAGGCTCATGGAAGTGGATGCTCCTCTCCACATCCAACGTGGTGGACGAAAACTGCCAAACAGAGCCGTAGAGCTTCTCTGCTTGGAAGCCCGTGGCCACCATCTCGTGGAGGAAGTCGTTCCAAAGAACCGAGCCGGGAGTCGAGTTTATCTCGGGGTTGAAGAATAGGGTACGGAATACTTTGAGCGTTCTAGCATCCACGTGGAGTGTTGGTTGAGGATCCGGGTTCTCTGGTTCAGGTGCCTCAGGTGCCGCAGCTGGTTTTGCCGATGAGACGCCCTTGGTTTTGGTCTTGACCTTTGTTGAGCCTTTGGCCCCTGTACTTTATCCTCTGAATGACCCAAAAACACATTTGAAAGCGGTCGGTTCAAGGTGCCAAGGTTGGGATCCGCGACCTTCTTGTCTTTCGTTGGCACCGTCGGTTCAACCCATTCTGCAGTTCTCCGGAGCATGCGCAGCTTCGAAAGGAAGCGATGAACAGCTGTTCCTTGCAGCTCCGGCACCTTGAATCGCAGTTGGTCATCAATCTTGTCCCAAACGGCATCCAGGTTGGCCTCTGCTCTCCGCAACGCATCCACCGTCTCCTTTGTGTGGCGCTTGTCAAAGGGGTAAGAAAACTTGCAACCAGAAGGCTCAGCGAGTCTCCCAACACTGGCCAAGTTCTGCTCCCTGGTGGCGGGAAGAAACTGTTCCCAGGGCTGCCCCCACTGTGCATGTTCGGCTTTGAAGTTATCCGCATGATCCAAGGATACGGTTTCAAATGTCTGAGCCCATGGCTGGTAGAGCTCAAGTTGCCTTGAGCACTGGGCCATGATGGTTTGTTGGAGAAAACAAAACACACCAACCACATAGCCAAAAATCTTCTAATACGTCTTTCTTTCAGTGACTTTTCAAAGAGGGATTTCACACACTTTTCCGTGATCTCAATatcatagaaaataataagggcaactAATCAAttgatagtaataataatcacgccagaaaagagagccccaaagctcccctttctcgaCCTGATTAGtgaagaaaataataatggtcgaaggtctaaggcctctgactccttttctaTGTATaagaaattgcccaatggcccaaaacggcttagcaTCTATTTCCCCTAACTTATAGCTCCCCACGAGGCTTTAATACCTATCCTCACGGTTCCCAAAAAGCCTTGTTAAACCTGTCCCCCTTCTTCACATGTTGTTCCTATCGCGCCTCACCCAGCACTATGCTAGGCTTATAGCCACCACAGATCAATTAATTAAGTGTCCCTGCtcttctgctgcttcttcaTTCTCTCATCTCAGCTCTCTTTTGACACCGCAGCAGGTATCCAAGGCTAAGCAGCGGCGGCTAGAAGCTCATCCCACTATGAAGGTCTTACTATCCCATCAGGGAGGTAAGTAGCATAGTTGCCGGTTAGCAATCGCTGCGTAGGCCGGCCGCGCACCATGCCGAGCCAACTCTTTTCCCCTAGGTCGGCTGATATAATCTTTGTCCCTGCCCTAATCGCCTTTCGCTTCGATATAGATCCCTCATTGGTCTTATAGTCTAAGCAGACGAAATCTTCGGCGCCGCGGATGTAAGGCCCTTCTTCGACGATATAGGGACGCCCGTCTCTGGTTTAACCCCATCCGTAATTAGTTATCATTTGATTAGATGAACCTGATGGCTTTTGCCCCGTAGTCGTGTCTTTTGTACCCTTAGATGAGGAAGGGCTCCTGTTTTGCTAGTACTTAGAGCCGCTATTTGACGAAGGTCATGGCCACTTTGGGGTTCCTAGGGATAGATTCTTGAAAGGTTTGCTCGGGGTCTAAGGCTAATCCTTCTGATTAGAAGGTATAGGAGTCGAGGATTTGTTGGTTTGCTTCTGAGCTTTAGGCCTTAGGCCGGCTGGTTTCGCCATTGGCTTTTTCACTTTTAGGTCGGGCTTATCGTTGTTAGCTGAGATGACTATTCCCTCTTGGTAAATGGGGAAGTTATCTGTGATCTCTACGCCTCGGTTGGTATACCATTTGATTAGTCGCGCGGGGAGGTTAGGAAATGTGACCTTAGAGTTAAGGATTGCAAATGGCCTTGGTCCCTGAGGAAGTTCTATTGCACTACCTAGATTGCCCTGGGGAGTTAGGATTAAGCGGTGGGATTGCTAATTACTAATGTGGCTAATATCCCTCACGTCTGCTGGTATATATCCTCCCTAGTCGGTGTAAAGCTGGTCTCGGGGCACCTTCTAAGCGAATCCGATCGGATTATAGTTGATTAAATCCGCGTAGAGGGACTGCTGTTTCGCTATGACCTTATTGCGGGTGCTCTTGCGCTAGAAGTAACCGTCCTTGATTCCTAGCTCGTCAAAGATTATGGTCTGGTAGATGCCTTGGATCCCCTCTAGGTTGTTATCGTATAGGATATCCCTGGGCTTTCCTCCCTTAGTCCACGAGTCCAGTAGCTAGTCGCGGACTAATAGATCAAATGGTTGCGAAGGTACCTCCTTACTCCCGTCGATGTTTAAGGCCGTGGGAGGGCAAATCGTGGCTAACTCGCTTAAAGTTACTCCTATGAGTCctctaagggtttaaaagaGGCAGAACATGCTGAGGAGACTATATTCCTACTTTCCTCGCTGTGGAGTTAAAGGGATTAAATGGAAGTTGAAGTGGTATGGTTGACCGGCGCTTGTAAGGTGTTCCCGCTAGGCGATGGAGGCGAGCTTTGCATAGAGCTTCTGATTAGTTGATACTGTATCGAAGTGATAGAAGTCGCCCTTGACCCTGTCCTATATGAACGTGGTAAAGTGTTTGTTATACCTGAACCTAAAGAATCCCATAAAGAATCTTCTCCCTCTGCAGGCCTTACGCCACCTTtgaatccctctaaaacctatattatgGTTTATTGGGACTCTCTCGTAGTCATCGGGGAGGAAGGGCAAAGGCTCCTCCTAGTCGGAGTTATActctggcttcttctcctggaTATCGATTTCATACCGCGCAGCTATAATAACCTTCTCGAGGCTattcctaagtatttatagtaccgATGAGATTGAATTATTAAGGAGTATCTCCCCGTCCTTCTCTAGGTCTTAGTGTAAGCGCTATAGAGCTAGCGTATGCTCCCTCTATGATATATTATAGGCGGGGTTATTATAGTAGTACCGCTAGAACTCGTCCTTCCCGAGCTTTgatttaattaattgatGACTGTCTGATGCGCTGGGGTATTCGAAGGTGGCGGGGTCCTAATGGTCCCATTCTTATCGTAGCTAAAAGAAGGGCGGCTGCTCGGAGTCGTATAGCTCTTCGATCGTATTAGGGCTAGTCTTATTCTTCTCAAGGAAGCTTCCTACTCCTCTAAAGTGTTTAACCTGAGCCACTAGGTAGGCTatcttccccttcttcatGAACCGCGAGTGGTCAATGGGGGCGAAGAAAACGGTCAGTTGCGTGGGTGGAGGCATCTTGAAGGTTCGAAGTGCACTCGGGGACGTGGAGTTGTTGCTCTTGGAAAGTCTTTTCGTTGATTTGTGTGTGGTGTGCGTAGTGTGTGGTTATCGTGTGGTTGCGCTTCATATGATCAAATGGAAGAGGATCGCTTGGTCTTTTAAACTTCGTTGGTTCTGGAGTGCAAAGAGGTTGATCTTAAGGTCGGTTACTAGTCTGCGCTGATCTCGCCGTTGTTGGATAAAGAATCTTG contains these protein-coding regions:
- a CDS encoding Protein kinase domain-containing protein, producing the protein MEDHGSPTNPFSSGFFEAHFAVVKDEPAKADHDADQTELAAREPLDAPVAIQDLSLSEIPAGAENARLVISPRGPAPSPLDDIEAVVPFHFGRGPGELLAVLQTSKSAWFSLTLAADLQCTFYYDPASDNLVLRNSSYQSLKIGPIEDETSDTGLRTLEYRDVHLVSPGPWRIYSEDGAVLVDFLVLRRRYLLETQAGGTQAGSKRKDAAPIEAPVKRYRTEAEAGSIDQSIVLISKPPSSLRTEKVQLELVRAGNPLISLEPGQAVFVTTPGGANEAVNSPKGNPKKEIVASYAQDIPESYSLLHMRDIASTKGFASVFSARHSVFGDTAVKVIRTKQASQYSYIPTMAQNWKHEEQILRKVKHPSIIRFFGSDARLYSIYMEHLPFPDLNAWRNRPHDHYFVGTADDAERILREMASALEYLHGQKIQHNDIKPGNILYDRERGPVLIDFGLASLHGGQLCTGGTPWYVPREFIRDLERGPKSDVYALGVTLLYLLRKTPLPDVTQRGWVICKAPRDSSETVHMEAWLSKVLAMRAKLDETSHVESLVSDMLSPLPRDRKSAREIVEAMV